The following are encoded together in the Halobaculum limi genome:
- the paaK gene encoding phenylacetate--CoA ligase PaaK — translation MSTYNVEGRDRESLRELQAERLRETVERAYEHVPFYREALDAAGVHPDDIESVEDVQALPMTTKADFRDEYPDGLFAVDDDEILRIHASSGTTGKPKIVGYTDHDLDVWSEVVERSLRAAGVEPGDTVQNAYGYGLFTGGLGLHYGIERLGATVIPIGGGQTQRQVELLRDLESDVLTCTPSYALYVAETAEEMGIDPHELPLSTVIFGAEPCTDPMREAIEQRLGVTGIDIYGLSEIIGPGVSNECHEAQDGLHIWEDHFLPEVIDPQTGERVAEGEEGELVLTTLTKEAVPVIRYRTGDLTTLTYDECECGRTMVRMDNVTGRSDDLLIVRGVNCYPSEIESVVLEFDGVAPYYRIDLDREDQLDTMTLSVELEEEFDGDREAIRSAMLTRLENVLSFTPDDLRLVDPGELARTEVGKVQRVFDHR, via the coding sequence ATGTCAACGTATAACGTAGAGGGTCGTGACCGGGAGTCGCTCCGCGAGTTACAGGCCGAGCGCCTCCGCGAGACGGTCGAACGGGCGTACGAACACGTCCCGTTCTACCGCGAGGCCCTCGACGCCGCGGGCGTCCATCCCGACGACATCGAGTCGGTCGAGGACGTGCAGGCCCTCCCGATGACGACGAAAGCAGACTTCCGCGACGAGTACCCGGACGGCCTGTTCGCCGTCGACGACGACGAGATTCTGCGGATCCACGCCTCCTCGGGAACGACGGGGAAGCCGAAGATCGTCGGCTACACCGACCACGACCTCGACGTGTGGAGCGAGGTCGTCGAGCGGTCGCTACGCGCTGCTGGCGTCGAACCCGGCGACACAGTTCAGAACGCGTACGGCTACGGCCTGTTCACAGGCGGTCTCGGTCTCCACTACGGCATCGAGCGACTCGGCGCGACCGTCATCCCCATCGGTGGGGGGCAGACCCAGCGGCAGGTGGAGTTGCTTCGGGACCTCGAGAGCGACGTGCTCACCTGCACCCCGTCGTACGCGCTGTACGTCGCGGAGACGGCCGAGGAGATGGGTATCGACCCGCACGAGTTACCGCTGTCGACGGTCATCTTCGGCGCAGAACCCTGCACCGACCCGATGCGTGAGGCGATCGAACAGCGACTCGGCGTCACCGGCATCGACATCTACGGGCTCTCCGAGATCATCGGCCCCGGCGTCTCTAACGAGTGCCACGAGGCGCAAGACGGCCTCCACATCTGGGAGGACCACTTCCTCCCCGAGGTCATCGACCCGCAGACCGGCGAACGCGTCGCGGAGGGGGAGGAGGGCGAACTCGTGTTGACGACGCTGACGAAGGAGGCCGTGCCAGTCATCCGGTACCGGACGGGCGACCTGACCACGCTGACGTACGACGAGTGCGAGTGCGGGCGGACGATGGTCCGGATGGACAACGTCACCGGGCGCTCCGACGACCTGCTCATCGTCCGCGGGGTCAACTGCTACCCCAGTGAGATCGAGTCGGTCGTTCTGGAGTTCGACGGCGTCGCACCCTACTACCGCATCGACCTCGACCGCGAGGATCAACTGGACACGATGACGCTCAGCGTCGAACTCGAGGAGGAGTTCGACGGCGACCGTGAGGCGATTCGTTCGGCGATGCTGACGCGTCTGGAGAACGTCCTGTCGTTCACGCCCGACGACCTCCGCTTGGTCGACCCCGGCGAACTGGCACGCACCGAGGTGGGGAAGGTACAACGCGTGTTCGACCACCGCTGA
- a CDS encoding ABC transporter permease, producing the protein MAPAPDDPADADAAGGGDDDGSGDRSQQAPDEQGASLARFARGRSTRRIVNGFEYGADDRANDSAVGSVSTSGFGAEPSTSSRFGRPSLATLVMATLGLALVGLFSYDLLFVRVYLVETWEWDPTRSDWLFLASLWLLITLATRLVPNRALAARYWGRLRVHRDAVASLVALGVFFLVGVVGPLAIGEPQSRFLLGGQPPVFLSVDANSVADCAGAVRGDRCFGSLRFPLGTDTFGYSVLTLLVSGARLAVYVAVITAAIVVPVGAAVGAVAGFYGGRVDAVLNRYIDVQQTIPAVVAYVVLVLVIEKSLFMLVLVFGLFSWGGVARVVRAETKQRRSAEYVRAAEGLGGTRLYRLRRHVLPNVSHGVVTAFGQQVPLLLLTEAAIAYLGLNDIDQPSWGTLIANGVDSGVVDQWWVAGAGVVALAGTTLAFKLIADALRDALDPTG; encoded by the coding sequence ATGGCTCCCGCTCCCGACGACCCCGCCGACGCGGATGCTGCCGGAGGCGGTGACGACGACGGGAGCGGAGACAGGTCGCAGCAGGCACCCGACGAGCAGGGAGCGTCGCTCGCGCGGTTCGCTCGCGGTCGGTCCACCCGCCGGATCGTCAACGGGTTCGAGTACGGCGCTGACGACCGCGCCAACGACTCTGCCGTCGGGAGCGTTTCGACGAGCGGGTTCGGTGCGGAGCCATCTACGTCTTCCAGGTTCGGTCGCCCCTCGCTCGCGACGCTCGTGATGGCGACGCTGGGACTCGCGCTGGTGGGGCTGTTCTCCTACGATCTCTTGTTCGTCCGAGTGTATCTCGTCGAGACGTGGGAGTGGGATCCGACGCGTTCCGACTGGCTGTTTCTCGCGTCGCTGTGGCTGTTGATCACGCTCGCGACGAGGCTCGTCCCGAATCGGGCGCTCGCGGCCCGCTACTGGGGTCGCCTGCGGGTGCACCGCGACGCCGTCGCCTCGCTGGTCGCACTGGGCGTGTTCTTCCTCGTCGGCGTCGTCGGGCCGCTGGCTATCGGTGAGCCACAGTCGCGGTTCCTCCTCGGCGGCCAACCGCCGGTGTTCCTCTCGGTCGACGCCAACAGCGTCGCCGACTGCGCCGGAGCGGTGCGCGGCGACCGCTGTTTCGGGTCGCTGCGCTTCCCACTCGGCACCGACACGTTCGGGTACAGCGTCCTCACCCTCCTCGTGAGCGGGGCGCGTCTCGCGGTGTACGTCGCGGTCATCACCGCCGCCATCGTCGTCCCCGTCGGCGCGGCCGTCGGCGCAGTCGCCGGGTTCTACGGCGGCCGGGTCGATGCCGTCCTCAACAGGTACATCGACGTCCAACAGACCATCCCCGCGGTCGTCGCGTACGTCGTCCTCGTGTTGGTCATCGAGAAGAGCCTCTTTATGCTCGTACTCGTCTTCGGCCTGTTCTCGTGGGGTGGCGTCGCGCGGGTCGTCCGCGCGGAGACGAAACAGCGGCGTTCGGCCGAATACGTCCGCGCGGCGGAAGGATTGGGCGGAACTCGACTGTACCGCCTCCGGAGACACGTCCTCCCGAACGTCTCCCACGGCGTCGTGACGGCGTTCGGCCAGCAGGTTCCGCTCCTGCTGCTCACGGAGGCGGCAATCGCGTACCTCGGCCTCAATGACATCGACCAGCCGTCGTGGGGGACGCTCATCGCCAACGGCGTCGACTCGGGCGTCGTCGACCAGTGGTGGGTCGCGGGCGCGGGCGTCGTCGCCCTCGCGGGGACGACGCTGGCGTTCAAACTGATCGCCGACGCGCTTCGAGACGCACTCGACCCGACCGGGTGA